A portion of the Cellulophaga algicola DSM 14237 genome contains these proteins:
- a CDS encoding ABC-F family ATP-binding cassette domain-containing protein: MLSVSNLSVQFGKRVLFDDVNISFTQGNCYGVIGANGAGKSTLLRIMAGQIDPTSGHVSLEPTKRMSILEQNHNEYDAITVLETVVMGNKPLAAIKTEMDALYADYDDKNADRIGELQVQFEEMNGWNADSDAAALLSNLGIDADLHYTNMGDMDSKLKVRVLLAQALFGNPDVLIMDEPTNDLDYETISWLEHFLANYENTVIVVSHDRHFLDSVCTHIADIDFGKLNLYSGNYTFWYESSQLAARQRAQQNKKSEEKAKELQEFIMRFSANVAKSKQATSRKKMLSKLKIDDIKPSSRRYPAIIFEREREAGDQILNVEKLSATSEDGDLLFKDVNINLAKGDKVAVFSKDSRATTAFYEIINGNRLPGSGEFQWGITTNQSYLPADNHSFFESSDSLVDWLRQYATTEEEREEVYVRGFLGKMLFSGEEALKKCSVLSGGEKVRCMLSRMMMIRANVLMLDEPTNHLDLESITAFNNSLKNFKGTILLTTHDHEFAQTVANRIIELTPSGAIDRYLSFDDYMSDKSIKEQRAKMYAVKA; encoded by the coding sequence CACTCAGGGGAACTGTTATGGTGTTATTGGTGCCAATGGCGCAGGGAAATCTACATTATTAAGAATTATGGCGGGTCAAATAGACCCAACTTCTGGCCATGTTTCTCTAGAGCCTACAAAACGTATGTCTATTCTGGAGCAGAACCACAATGAATATGATGCTATTACTGTTTTAGAAACTGTAGTGATGGGTAACAAGCCTTTAGCTGCAATTAAAACAGAAATGGATGCCTTATATGCTGATTATGATGATAAAAATGCAGATCGAATAGGGGAGCTTCAGGTTCAGTTTGAAGAAATGAACGGTTGGAATGCAGATAGTGATGCTGCAGCCTTATTATCTAACCTAGGGATTGATGCAGATTTGCATTATACCAATATGGGCGATATGGATTCTAAACTTAAAGTTAGGGTTTTATTAGCACAAGCTCTTTTTGGTAATCCTGATGTGTTGATTATGGATGAACCTACCAATGATTTGGATTATGAAACGATTAGTTGGTTAGAACATTTCTTAGCTAATTATGAAAATACCGTAATCGTTGTTTCGCATGACCGTCACTTTTTAGATTCTGTTTGTACGCATATTGCCGATATTGATTTTGGAAAACTTAATCTATATTCTGGTAACTACACCTTCTGGTATGAAAGTAGCCAGTTAGCTGCAAGACAACGTGCACAACAAAATAAAAAGTCTGAAGAGAAAGCTAAAGAATTACAAGAATTTATTATGCGTTTTAGTGCTAACGTTGCAAAAAGTAAGCAAGCAACATCACGTAAAAAAATGCTTTCTAAATTAAAGATAGACGATATTAAACCTTCTAGCCGAAGGTATCCTGCGATTATATTTGAACGTGAAAGAGAGGCTGGAGATCAGATTTTAAATGTAGAAAAACTATCTGCAACTTCTGAAGACGGAGATTTATTATTTAAAGATGTAAATATTAACCTTGCAAAAGGAGATAAAGTAGCGGTATTCTCTAAAGACTCTAGAGCAACAACCGCTTTTTATGAAATAATAAACGGTAATAGATTGCCAGGTAGTGGAGAATTCCAATGGGGAATTACTACAAACCAGTCTTATTTACCTGCAGACAACCATTCTTTTTTTGAAAGCAGCGATAGTTTAGTAGATTGGTTAAGACAGTATGCGACTACGGAGGAAGAACGTGAAGAAGTTTATGTTCGTGGTTTCTTAGGAAAAATGTTGTTTAGTGGTGAAGAGGCCCTAAAAAAATGTTCTGTTTTATCTGGTGGTGAAAAGGTACGTTGTATGTTGAGTAGAATGATGATGATTCGTGCTAATGTTCTTATGTTAGATGAACCAACAAACCATTTAGACCTTGAAAGTATTACGGCGTTCAACAATTCACTGAAGAATTTTAAAGGAACTATTTTACTTACGACGCATGATCATGAATTTGCACAAACGGTAGCGAATAGAATAATTGAACTAACACCAAGTGGAGCAATTGACCGTTACTTGTCATTTGATGACTATATGTCTGATAAAAGTATTAAGGAACAAAGAGCTAAAATGTATGCTGTAAAGGCATAA
- the leuB gene encoding 3-isopropylmalate dehydrogenase — MKLNIALLAGDGIGPEVIDQAVKVSDAIAKKYGHDLSWTPALTGAAAIDDCGEPYPDSTHAVCVAADAVLFGAIGHPKYDNDPSAKVRPEQGLLKMRQKLGLFANVRPTFTFPSLIDKSPLKRERIEGTDLIILRELTGGIYFGERGRKDNGNTAFDTCTYTRAEVTRLAKKGFELAMTRSKKLCCVDKANVLESSRLWRETVQAMEKDYPEVTVSYEFVDAVAMRLVQWPNSYDVMITENLFGDILTDEASVISGSMGLMPSASVGEKARLYEPIHGSYPQAAGKDIANPLATVLSAAMMFEDFGLTQEAQDIRDVVNKSLAEGIVTEDLSEDKKAYKTSEVGDWLAKNI, encoded by the coding sequence ATGAAATTAAATATTGCCTTATTAGCTGGAGACGGAATCGGCCCAGAAGTTATAGATCAAGCAGTAAAAGTATCAGATGCCATCGCTAAAAAATACGGTCATGATTTAAGTTGGACGCCAGCTTTAACCGGTGCAGCTGCAATTGATGATTGTGGAGAACCTTATCCAGATAGTACACATGCTGTTTGTGTGGCTGCAGATGCAGTATTATTTGGTGCTATTGGGCACCCTAAATATGATAATGATCCTTCTGCTAAAGTTCGTCCTGAACAAGGATTGCTTAAAATGCGTCAGAAACTTGGGTTGTTTGCTAATGTAAGACCAACCTTTACCTTTCCTTCTTTAATTGATAAATCGCCTTTAAAAAGAGAACGTATTGAAGGAACAGATTTAATAATTCTACGGGAATTAACAGGTGGAATTTACTTTGGTGAAAGAGGTCGTAAAGACAATGGAAATACGGCTTTTGATACCTGTACATATACGCGTGCTGAAGTTACCCGCTTAGCTAAGAAAGGTTTTGAATTAGCGATGACACGTAGCAAGAAATTATGTTGTGTAGATAAAGCTAACGTATTAGAATCTTCAAGGCTTTGGAGAGAAACCGTACAAGCAATGGAAAAAGACTATCCGGAAGTTACAGTGTCTTATGAGTTTGTAGATGCTGTTGCTATGCGTTTGGTACAATGGCCAAATTCATATGATGTGATGATTACAGAAAATTTATTCGGAGACATTCTTACCGATGAAGCATCTGTAATTTCTGGGTCTATGGGCTTAATGCCATCGGCATCTGTAGGTGAAAAAGCAAGGTTATACGAGCCAATTCATGGTTCATACCCACAGGCTGCAGGAAAAGATATTGCAAACCCATTAGCAACAGTACTTTCTGCTGCTATGATGTTTGAAGATTTTGGATTAACACAAGAAGCACAAGATATTAGAGATGTAGTAAATAAATCTCTTGCGGAAGGTATTGTAACAGAAGATTTATCTGAAGATAAAAAAGCGTATAAAACGAGTGAAGTTGGAGATTGGTTAGCTAAAAACATCTAG